Within Deltaproteobacteria bacterium, the genomic segment CTTGTATCACTGCGGCTTCCCGCCCATGTCCATCGGCTTGCCCTGGGAAAGCGAGGTAATGTAGCTGACCAAGGCGTTCATCTCGGCGCTGCCGTAAGCGGGGGGCTTGCCATGAAGCGCACCAACGATACAATTCCCGATCTGGTCTTCCAATGTAATCACCTTGTTAACCTTGGGATTGAAGCGGGGGAAAATGGTTGCGGCATTGGCGAGGCTTGGGAATTTCATGCCGCCTGGCATCCTGCCTGGTTCTATCCCACCATCAGTGTGACAGGTTTCGCATGTCTTACCGTTGCCGCCGAAAGTACCATGTATGAATAGATCCTTACCTTGCTGGATTGCCTTTTCCAGTTGCGGCTTGCCGGCGGCGTAAAGAATCGAAGAAAAAACCATCATGATCACTACACTGAACAATGGTGTAATGCGTTTCATTGTTAATCTCCTTTCAATTTTAAAGTTAATAATCTGTATAAAAATTCTCTTATCCCACCCTCCATTCCTATGTTCTGTTTCAGCGGCATCTTATAGTTACCCTTCTAACGCAAGAAGAGGCTGTAAGTCAGAACACTGAATACTAACGCAGTGAAAAACGTGTACTTGCGATTGCGCTCCACGAAGGCAAAGTAGAGCATAGAGGCAAACACGCGCAGGTATGGCGTCAGCATCAGCGTGGCAATCCCCATGCTGATGAAGAGATGCGGTT encodes:
- a CDS encoding cytochrome C translates to MKRITPLFSVVIMMVFSSILYAAGKPQLEKAIQQGKDLFIHGTFGGNGKTCETCHTDGGIEPGRMPGGMKFPSLANAATIFPRFNPKVNKVITLEDQIGNCIVGALHGKPPAYGSAEMNALVSYITSLSQGKPMDMGGKPQ